The Carassius carassius chromosome 34, fCarCar2.1, whole genome shotgun sequence genome has a segment encoding these proteins:
- the LOC132114771 gene encoding formin-binding protein 1-like isoform X2, with protein MSWGTDLWDQFENLDKHSQWGIDFLERYAKFVKERLEIEQTYAKQLRTLVKKYCPKRSKEDEPRFTSCLSFYSILNELNDYAGQREVVAEEMGHRVYGELMRYSQDLKAERKHHLQEGRKAQQYLDQCWKHMDNSKKKFERECKEAEKSQLIYERLDNDINATKSEVEKAKSQLYLRQHMAEESKNEYAAQLQNFNSEQWKHFNVAIPQIFKNLQDMDERRTVKLGEMYRCFAEVERRVIPIISKCLEGMVTAAKNVNERRDSGIVVESFKSGFEPPGDFPFEDFSQNIQRTGSDGTIGTPKMEGGKPDPKHAVSRTKNKLWLFGKKPKIPPSIPPPSLPSFPSGHFQTPKFSTERIANHLSEMKNAKSKIPSFRTVKRGAPTLEDLSHLPPEQRRKKLQHRIDELNKELQKEMDQRDALNKMKDVYEKNPQMGDPGSLQPKISETICNMEKLRSEIHKNESWLAEVEGKHGSRSERRASADVNHHAPHGRESPEGSYTDDHSQEHRSPPQPDPHEFDDEFDDDDPLPAIGHCKALYSFDGSNEGTLVMKENEVLYVIEEDKGDGWTRVRKQGGEEGYVPTSYVEITLEKNSKGAVTYI; from the exons GACTCTGGTTAAGAAATACTGCCCCAAGCGCTCCAAAGAAGATGAGCCCAG GTTCACATCCTGTCTGTCATTCTACTCCATACTGAACGAGTTGAATGACTATGCAGGTCAGCGAGAGGTCGTTGCCGAGGAGATGGGGCACAGAGTCTATGGGGAGCTGATGAGGTACTCACAGGACCTGAAGGCAGAGAGGAAACAT CATCTCCAGGAGGGACGAAAGGCCCAACAGTATCTAGaccagtgctggaaacacatGGATAAT AGTAAAAAGAAGTTTGAACGGGAATGCAAAGAGGCTGAGAAATCACAGCTCATCTACGAAAGGCTAGACAATGATATCAACGCCACAAAGTCAGAGGTGGAAAAG GCAAAGTCCCAGCTGTATCTGAGACAGCACATGGCGGAGGAGAGCAAGAACGAGTATGCAGCCCAGTTGCAAAACTTTAACTCTGAACAGTGGAAACATTTCAACGTGGCCATCCCTCAAATATTCAAG AATCTGCAAGACATGGATGAACGGCGGACGGTCAAGCTTGGCGAGATGTACCGGTGTTTTGCTGAGGTGGAACGAAGAGTCATTCCCATCATCTCAAAATGCTTGGAGGGCATGGTGACTGCCGCTAAAAATGTGAACGAGCGTAGG GATTCTGGTATTGTAGTGGAGTCATTCAAGTCGGGGTTTGAACCCCCCGGTGATTTCCCCTTTGAGGACTTCAGTCAGAACATCCAACGAACAGGATCAGATGGCACCATTGGCACCCCCAAAATGGAAGGAGGCAAACCGGATCCTAAACATGCTGTTAGCAGGACCAAAAACAAACTCTGGCTTTTTGGGAAGAAACCGAAG ATTCCCCCATCCATCCCTCCCCCTTCTCTCCCGAGTTTTCCCTCTGGCCATTTCCAGACTCCTAAATTTTCTACAGAACGGATAGCTAACCATCTATCTGAAATGAAAAATGCAAAATCTAAGATCCCATCCTTCCGAACTGTGAAAAGAGGG GCGCCAACACTAGAGGACCTCAGCCACCTTCCCCCTGAACAGAGACGCAAAAAACTTCAACATAGGATTGATGAGCTGAATAAAGAGCTGCAGAAAGAAATGGACCAAAG AGATGCTCTTAACAAAATGAAGGATGTCTATGAAAAGAATCCTCAGATGGGAGATCCCGGAAGTCTCCAGCCTAAGATTTCAGAGACCATATGCAACATGGAGAAGCTCCGCTCTGAGATCCATAAAAATGAG AGTTGGCTAGCTGAGGTTGAAGGAAAGCACGGATCCCGCAGTGAGCGACGGGCCAGTGCAGATGTGAACCACCACGCACCTCACGGCAGAGAGAG CCCTGAAGGCAGTTACACAGATGATCACAGTCAGGAGCATCGGTCTCCACCGCAGCCAGACCCACATGAATTTGATGATGAGTTTGATGATGACGATCCTCTCCCTGCCATCGGCCACTGCAAAGCTCTCTACTCTTTTGATG GTTCTAACGAAGGCACGTTGGTAATGAAGGAGAACGAGGTGCTGTACGTCATAGAGGAAGATAAAGGTGACGGATGGACGCGGGTCCGGAAACAAGGGGGAGAGGAGGGCTACGTCCCCACATCCTATGTGGAgatcacactggagaaaaacagcAAAGGTGCGGTCACCTACATATAA
- the LOC132114771 gene encoding formin-binding protein 1-like isoform X5, with translation MSWGTDLWDQFENLDKHSQWGIDFLERYAKFVKERLEIEQTYAKQLRTLVKKYCPKRSKEDEPRFTSCLSFYSILNELNDYAGQREVVAEEMGHRVYGELMRYSQDLKAERKHHLQEGRKAQQYLDQCWKHMDNSKKKFERECKEAEKSQLIYERLDNDINATKSEVEKAKSQLYLRQHMAEESKNEYAAQLQNFNSEQWKHFNVAIPQIFKNLQDMDERRTVKLGEMYRCFAEVERRVIPIISKCLEGMVTAAKNVNERRDSGIVVESFKSGFEPPGDFPFEDFSQNIQRTGSDGTIGTPKMEGGKPDPKHAVSRTKNKLWLFGKKPKAPTLEDLSHLPPEQRRKKLQHRIDELNKELQKEMDQRDALNKMKDVYEKNPQMGDPGSLQPKISETICNMEKLRSEIHKNESWLAEVEGKHGSRSERRASADVNHHAPHGRESPEGSYTDDHSQEHRSPPQPDPHEFDDEFDDDDPLPAIGHCKALYSFDGSNEGTLVMKENEVLYVIEEDKGDGWTRVRKQGGEEGYVPTSYVEITLEKNSKGAVTYI, from the exons GACTCTGGTTAAGAAATACTGCCCCAAGCGCTCCAAAGAAGATGAGCCCAG GTTCACATCCTGTCTGTCATTCTACTCCATACTGAACGAGTTGAATGACTATGCAGGTCAGCGAGAGGTCGTTGCCGAGGAGATGGGGCACAGAGTCTATGGGGAGCTGATGAGGTACTCACAGGACCTGAAGGCAGAGAGGAAACAT CATCTCCAGGAGGGACGAAAGGCCCAACAGTATCTAGaccagtgctggaaacacatGGATAAT AGTAAAAAGAAGTTTGAACGGGAATGCAAAGAGGCTGAGAAATCACAGCTCATCTACGAAAGGCTAGACAATGATATCAACGCCACAAAGTCAGAGGTGGAAAAG GCAAAGTCCCAGCTGTATCTGAGACAGCACATGGCGGAGGAGAGCAAGAACGAGTATGCAGCCCAGTTGCAAAACTTTAACTCTGAACAGTGGAAACATTTCAACGTGGCCATCCCTCAAATATTCAAG AATCTGCAAGACATGGATGAACGGCGGACGGTCAAGCTTGGCGAGATGTACCGGTGTTTTGCTGAGGTGGAACGAAGAGTCATTCCCATCATCTCAAAATGCTTGGAGGGCATGGTGACTGCCGCTAAAAATGTGAACGAGCGTAGG GATTCTGGTATTGTAGTGGAGTCATTCAAGTCGGGGTTTGAACCCCCCGGTGATTTCCCCTTTGAGGACTTCAGTCAGAACATCCAACGAACAGGATCAGATGGCACCATTGGCACCCCCAAAATGGAAGGAGGCAAACCGGATCCTAAACATGCTGTTAGCAGGACCAAAAACAAACTCTGGCTTTTTGGGAAGAAACCGAAG GCGCCAACACTAGAGGACCTCAGCCACCTTCCCCCTGAACAGAGACGCAAAAAACTTCAACATAGGATTGATGAGCTGAATAAAGAGCTGCAGAAAGAAATGGACCAAAG AGATGCTCTTAACAAAATGAAGGATGTCTATGAAAAGAATCCTCAGATGGGAGATCCCGGAAGTCTCCAGCCTAAGATTTCAGAGACCATATGCAACATGGAGAAGCTCCGCTCTGAGATCCATAAAAATGAG AGTTGGCTAGCTGAGGTTGAAGGAAAGCACGGATCCCGCAGTGAGCGACGGGCCAGTGCAGATGTGAACCACCACGCACCTCACGGCAGAGAGAG CCCTGAAGGCAGTTACACAGATGATCACAGTCAGGAGCATCGGTCTCCACCGCAGCCAGACCCACATGAATTTGATGATGAGTTTGATGATGACGATCCTCTCCCTGCCATCGGCCACTGCAAAGCTCTCTACTCTTTTGATG GTTCTAACGAAGGCACGTTGGTAATGAAGGAGAACGAGGTGCTGTACGTCATAGAGGAAGATAAAGGTGACGGATGGACGCGGGTCCGGAAACAAGGGGGAGAGGAGGGCTACGTCCCCACATCCTATGTGGAgatcacactggagaaaaacagcAAAGGTGCGGTCACCTACATATAA
- the LOC132114771 gene encoding formin-binding protein 1-like isoform X3 has translation MSWGTDLWDQFENLDKHSQWGIDFLERYAKFVKERLEIEQTYAKQLRTLVKKYCPKRSKEDEPRFTSCLSFYSILNELNDYAGQREVVAEEMGHRVYGELMRYSQDLKAERKHHLQEGRKAQQYLDQCWKHMDNSKKKFERECKEAEKSQLIYERLDNDINATKSEVEKAKSQLYLRQHMAEESKNEYAAQLQNFNSEQWKHFNVAIPQIFKNLQDMDERRTVKLGEMYRCFAEVERRVIPIISKCLEGMVTAAKNVNERRDSGIVVESFKSGFEPPGDFPFEDFSQNIQRTGSDGTIGTPKMEGGKPDPKHAVSRTKNKLWLFGKKPKIPPSIPPPSLPSFPSGHFQTPKFSTERIANHLSEMKNAKSKIPSFRTVKRGAPTLEDLSHLPPEQRRKKLQHRIDELNKELQKEMDQRDALNKMKDVYEKNPQMGDPGSLQPKISETICNMEKLRSEIHKNESWLAEVEGKHGSRSERRASADVNHHAPHGRESPEGSYTDDHSQEHRSPPQPDPHEFDDEFDDDDPLPAIGHCKALYSFDGSNEGTLVMKENEVLYVIEEDKGDGWTRVRKQGGEEGYVPTSYVEITLEKNSKGS, from the exons GACTCTGGTTAAGAAATACTGCCCCAAGCGCTCCAAAGAAGATGAGCCCAG GTTCACATCCTGTCTGTCATTCTACTCCATACTGAACGAGTTGAATGACTATGCAGGTCAGCGAGAGGTCGTTGCCGAGGAGATGGGGCACAGAGTCTATGGGGAGCTGATGAGGTACTCACAGGACCTGAAGGCAGAGAGGAAACAT CATCTCCAGGAGGGACGAAAGGCCCAACAGTATCTAGaccagtgctggaaacacatGGATAAT AGTAAAAAGAAGTTTGAACGGGAATGCAAAGAGGCTGAGAAATCACAGCTCATCTACGAAAGGCTAGACAATGATATCAACGCCACAAAGTCAGAGGTGGAAAAG GCAAAGTCCCAGCTGTATCTGAGACAGCACATGGCGGAGGAGAGCAAGAACGAGTATGCAGCCCAGTTGCAAAACTTTAACTCTGAACAGTGGAAACATTTCAACGTGGCCATCCCTCAAATATTCAAG AATCTGCAAGACATGGATGAACGGCGGACGGTCAAGCTTGGCGAGATGTACCGGTGTTTTGCTGAGGTGGAACGAAGAGTCATTCCCATCATCTCAAAATGCTTGGAGGGCATGGTGACTGCCGCTAAAAATGTGAACGAGCGTAGG GATTCTGGTATTGTAGTGGAGTCATTCAAGTCGGGGTTTGAACCCCCCGGTGATTTCCCCTTTGAGGACTTCAGTCAGAACATCCAACGAACAGGATCAGATGGCACCATTGGCACCCCCAAAATGGAAGGAGGCAAACCGGATCCTAAACATGCTGTTAGCAGGACCAAAAACAAACTCTGGCTTTTTGGGAAGAAACCGAAG ATTCCCCCATCCATCCCTCCCCCTTCTCTCCCGAGTTTTCCCTCTGGCCATTTCCAGACTCCTAAATTTTCTACAGAACGGATAGCTAACCATCTATCTGAAATGAAAAATGCAAAATCTAAGATCCCATCCTTCCGAACTGTGAAAAGAGGG GCGCCAACACTAGAGGACCTCAGCCACCTTCCCCCTGAACAGAGACGCAAAAAACTTCAACATAGGATTGATGAGCTGAATAAAGAGCTGCAGAAAGAAATGGACCAAAG AGATGCTCTTAACAAAATGAAGGATGTCTATGAAAAGAATCCTCAGATGGGAGATCCCGGAAGTCTCCAGCCTAAGATTTCAGAGACCATATGCAACATGGAGAAGCTCCGCTCTGAGATCCATAAAAATGAG AGTTGGCTAGCTGAGGTTGAAGGAAAGCACGGATCCCGCAGTGAGCGACGGGCCAGTGCAGATGTGAACCACCACGCACCTCACGGCAGAGAGAG CCCTGAAGGCAGTTACACAGATGATCACAGTCAGGAGCATCGGTCTCCACCGCAGCCAGACCCACATGAATTTGATGATGAGTTTGATGATGACGATCCTCTCCCTGCCATCGGCCACTGCAAAGCTCTCTACTCTTTTGATG GTTCTAACGAAGGCACGTTGGTAATGAAGGAGAACGAGGTGCTGTACGTCATAGAGGAAGATAAAGGTGACGGATGGACGCGGGTCCGGAAACAAGGGGGAGAGGAGGGCTACGTCCCCACATCCTATGTGGAgatcacactggagaaaaacagcAAAG GTTCCTGA